The sequence aaatatatataaatataatacatgttatttgtctattttttataatatatatatatatatatatatatatatatatatatatattcagtttatataaaaaaaatttcatacgTAAGACGTGGAAAGGAGCGAGTATCtggataaattgaaaattactGAAACATTTTGTGGTCGGCCATTGTCATACTAACTTGATGATTTGAAAGAAACTGTAAGAGATAACCAACTtccatattaattaattaatgacaGCCGAGTAGAAGTAATTGATTATTTGAGCTATGGAAGTTTAGTTAGAAGACGGAGAAAGCTTTTAGGATTATATGTGCAATTAGCAAATTGCATGTTAAGTGAAGCAATTAACTACCCTATAAACACCATCATCCAATAGGGACCCACGTTTACAGATGAAGAAATAACTGTTAGCAGAAATTCAAAAGCAACATGCAATTCGTATCTTATATTTAGTCTTCGCCACATGTAATAATTCTTTAGTATAATATTGGAGAGCTCTAGATTTGAGAATGTGTTAATGCTGTCAAAACTTTTAGACATTGAAAGAGTTATCCACCAACAGATATGTCTCGTATTACAGTAAACAGCACTAACTCTAATAGGACTCCAACcgaagaaaatattataaaattaaaaacatctTAAACTTAGCAATTCTGTGGATGGACACAGGATCGGTGGAATCATTACAGTGAAAGCAAAAATTTATGCAAGTATACAGATCCATGGTGTACTGATCGTATATTATGGGAAGGGATATAGCAATTTGCATATATACCCCACCACACAAGCATCCAAAACAAATTTCCCTAGAGCTCTGCTTTGTCTGCTGCCAGCTAAAATCCCAAGTGTACACATGGGCTCATGTCAATTTTTCTACTATTTGCTTTCAATTATTTCCCATGTATTAACATCAAGCTCACCATATACCCTTCCATAGCCCTATAAAAACCCACCCCTCCTTGCATATCTTCCTCACCCATCACAATACTCTTCTCTTAGCTACGCAGTGCAGTAGTATTACTATACCTTATAGTTCAAAGAAGCTACTAGCTAGCTAAGGTCTTAACTTTTAAGAAATGGAATCCAAAAGAACATCATCACTTGCTCTCTTTCTTGTTCTAAATCTTCTATTCTTTACCCTAGTAAGTGCTTGCGGTGGTGGCTGCCCTTCTCCTAAGCCTAAGCCAACCCCAAGCCCAAGACCAAAGCCAACACCAACTCCATCACCTTCCACAGGAAAATGCCCAAGAGATGCACTTAAACTAGGTGTTTGTGCTGATGTTCTTGGTTCTTTGCTTAATATCACCATTGGTAAACCTCCAGTTGAACCTTGCTGCTCTCTGATCCAAGGCCTTGTTGATCTTGAAGCTGCTGTTTGCCTTTGCACTGCCATTAAAGCTAACATCTTGGGTATCAACCTTAATATTCCACTTTCTTTGAGCTTGCTTCTCAATGTTTGTAGCAAGAAGACACCCTCCGATTTCCAATGTGCCTAAGCACGAtagatttcttttctatcaTAGTCTCTGGTGGGTTCTGTATGTTGTTTTATAAGTATGATCATAAGTCTTTGGGACGTTCAGTCTGTGATTTAAGGTTGTAacagtttgtttcttttctattttgtttaaatGTTCTGTTTGTTTAGTGGGGGGTTTACTATAAATAAGTCTAGTTTCCCTTAGTTATGTTTAAGAGGTTTAATgggaaattttatttttactcgtataatcaataaaatattgtcccaaatcttatttttgttgaatATGCTCTTCTTTTAAAACTTATGCGGTGCTGTCATAATTGCAAGTGAAAAACTTTTTTCTAAgcaattttcaaattacttgATTAGTAAAGACTAAGAACGCCATAATAAAAGGGATTTCATTGGATTGGCTGGCCGGAAAAGATTGTAATGAGTACTTCAATTTTTTGCTTTtgcctttttcctttttggatAATTCCCTTCCCttgatatagaaaaaataatgcaaaatTTGCATCAAAAAATCCATTATAATTTAAGCAAATGCAAAATCCAACAGtattatattatcattttgCACCCCAGCATATAAACTAGCTAATTGATATGTGTCACATAATTATCCAAAATtaccaaaaggaaaaaggtcTATTTTTTGCCCCTAAGCAAGGAAGCATATTTGTTCCTCAATTTtgtttagtaaaaatatacccaAGAGTAAGGAATTATGTTGCTTTCGCCCCCTCAATAAATGGAGCTCAGAATCCACGTTAATGATTATTTGGCGATGTTGATGCCTGAGGTGTATGGGTGTCGTATTGCAGaaacatcatttttttttctcatttatttgattttctttctctcttttctcatttctgccgcttaatctttttattttattttacatgacacagtaaaaataaaactctaaactctcaatttcaaaatcaagaagaaataaattactaatttagtCGAAATAAAACTTCTTAATAGCTTCatcatcattttttatattattagccGGACATATTTTGTGATTGAATATAAAACTTTATTCTAAAGAAAGATCAAAACactacaaatatttaaaataaaattttaaggcGAACACTTTCATGGTGGACTTCTTATACAAATGATATATAGAAAGAAGATTATATAGTTATTCTAATTATGCAGTAttgtaaaatttcatttatttctttattagttGTGACATTCTTTTGACTTTGGATAACGGATATTTTAACTGAAATTGCAAGTCAATGCATGTGGATTTTTATAGTGGCGTGATGAGCCATTGAACAATAGAGCTAAGGATGTCATTACTGAATTGCAATCGGGATAAGGTAACGATAtctaaaaatgaaaagctaaagaaactGGAATAAGATTATAGTGTCTAATGTTTTATTGACGGATGTTAACGTATTGAAGAAAGCTAATGTAATAGAGGTTTAGTTGGCAAGAAAAAGGACTGATGAGGGCATATCTGTTCTTATTGTAACATTGTTGGTATTGTATGTACTTGTGCAAGTAATTACTATTAGTAGCAGCATGTTTTAATGTACGAAACTGTGATGTTAACTTTGTAATGGAagttaatattaatgataACATTTTGATGTGCGAATACTTTTGTTTACAAATTAAGTCATCGAGATTAGTAAAAGACACATCAATTTTGTAAGCTGGTTTCTTACGAAGTCAAATGCATAAGTTATTGAGGAAGATACCAACAATGCATGTTCATGTAATGGAACATTGCCTTGCCAAAAATTAGTGCCATccgaagaaaaaaaaaaaacaaaataagtacGTTGTAAGCATCTACTGTCGTTGTTTGCTTGTATGTTTGCCTCTCACATTTTCTATTTGCTCTAGCAATTAAAGTGCAGTGATAGTTAGACTTTCATTTTATTGTAGCCCTGGTGCTTAATATGGGAGGTCGATTCCATATGTCACCTCTATCATCCTAAAATTTATACTTTAATTACGATTTTGAAGCAATTAGCAGTAGATTTGACAAAAACATTAATGCATTTCATAAAACATGCTAACCTAGTTAAATCTAAGCCttacaaattattttaaatgctaaCCTTAATTTCTTAATGCACCCTATTTTTTTGCTATATTTTTATCGATTTTTTTActgtgaaaattaaaatttatacaacaaaaaagaaaacacatatATAGCATTTCACATGAAAACAACAATACAGACATGTCGCATCCATCAAAAAACGAAACCAAACAATATTAAATCTTACATGAAAGTGCTTTTTCCGTTTCTTTCACTTAATCCTCTCAGTACACAATAGCCACCTCCAAACGTGAAAATTAGGCTCCATCAATTTAAGACTTTCTTTATAAAtctatcattttattagggaatgagaaaaaaatataacattgTGACATAACTACCCAAGCCAATATGCTAAATTATTTACACCCAAGATCCTTAATAGCACAATGTTTTGTGAAGAAACCCcaagaataagaaaatcacGCATCATGAAatatcttatatattatagaacCAAAATGAGCAGTATAATGAGAAAATCACGCATCATGAAatatcttatatattatagaacCAAAATGAGCATATAATGAGCAAATGGAGCAACAAAATCAACATTGTTGTCTACTCGCAATCAAGAGGCAAAAATACCAGAAAACCAGCATTATTCTATCCACACAATGAAGTTGCAACTTTAGAATTCCCTTGCTTGATTAGACAATTTGCCATAGCATTAttctttgtaattgtgtaaACTTATTTAGGATTTAATcctgtaaatttattttctaaactaATCAAATGTCATTTAGGGTTAGAGAGGAGGAAATGAATTTGGAATTCTTTTACCCTCTACGAGGTGGCTGAGTGAAGAGCTTAAACATGGTAAAAAGTTTTACTTgagaagtgataaaatgagtgaCGTGCTTTTCTATATGGAATTTACcttcttattttaattcaattatacGTTATGTGACATAAAACTCAATGGCTCATTAACATCTATTTTGAATTCTGTCTAATGAGCGGccaaaagtaatatatttttcacttttaaatatctttacacaaataaaaattagagagCAAATGTGCTTCTCCCGAACGTTAAGAGGAAAATGCATCTTTGCCAATCAAACGTTAAAGAAAGGTTACCTtttagaaaagcaaaaaaaaaactatttaccTATTCGCTCGAAGGCCATTGGGTTATTGTAATGACTCTATTCTTTGCATGTGTAAAGAAATAGAAAGCGCAAATATAAGGAGAATTTCTCTCCTTTTggtagaaatatatatatcatccACATCTTATATATCATTGAcaaatctttttgtttttggtacATAGATATCATTGACTATCTCTTTCGGGTACACAATATATCATTCGCAATTTGAGATGGTCGAATTGGAATATAAGGAAATTCCTATTTTATACAATACTAGAAACTTCTAGAAAGAGGAATATATGAAAATGAATTTCTTTAATCCACCAAACTAACTCAATTGGTAAAAACGCTGAATGCCTCACCATAAATCTccacatataaatttttgaaatataaaattttttaaatattattattttgatacataaaagttttcttttgatatatatttccACATGTATGAGATTGATGTTGACGTATAgttttatgagatttttatattaatttattaattaataaattatttttaattaaataatagtattttaattttaattttaaaattatattaacttataacttaattttttaattaatttattattctgaTTTACAGAGAATAGCCTTTTGATATATAGTTTCAATActattaatatcaattaatattaatattatttactttctatataattaatgGATCACTTAGTAAGAAATTTATAgatagttttaaattattgtattcatataattttaaaattttagaaaacaagaaatttaGAACACTTTAAAtggttattatttttaaaaatgtaataaataa comes from Ricinus communis isolate WT05 ecotype wild-type chromosome 5, ASM1957865v1, whole genome shotgun sequence and encodes:
- the LOC8279653 gene encoding lipid transfer protein EARLI 1, which encodes MESKRTSSLALFLVLNLLFFTLVSACGGGCPSPKPKPTPSPRPKPTPTPSPSTGKCPRDALKLGVCADVLGSLLNITIGKPPVEPCCSLIQGLVDLEAAVCLCTAIKANILGINLNIPLSLSLLLNVCSKKTPSDFQCA